A portion of the bacterium genome contains these proteins:
- the iscX gene encoding Fe-S cluster assembly protein IscX has translation MQKLSWDDAEDIGIALFEKHPDTDPLSVRFTDLHEWVCNLKDFVGDPMESNEGKLEAIQMAWLTEYQEENGG, from the coding sequence TTGCAGAAACTGAGCTGGGATGACGCGGAAGACATCGGGATCGCCCTGTTCGAGAAACATCCTGATACCGATCCACTCTCGGTCCGCTTTACCGATCTGCATGAGTGGGTATGCAACCTGAAGGATTTCGTGGGTGACCCCATGGAGTCCAACGAGGGAAAGCTTGAGGCGATCCAGATGGCCTGGTTGACTGAATACCAAGAGGAAAACGGCGGATAA
- a CDS encoding Rrf2 family transcriptional regulator, producing the protein MFTFSKRTDYGLMALAHLASQEEGEATNAKAIAARYGLPSELLAKTMQQLAKSGIVDSRNGPKGGYVLSRRPESISVVEIIEAIEGPVALANCQVGVPADCDQFGTCPIVQPMERIQGKVIELLSRMTLLDMTNTPLGVFQ; encoded by the coding sequence ATTTTCACTTTTTCCAAGCGAACGGATTACGGTTTGATGGCGCTTGCCCACCTCGCCAGCCAGGAGGAGGGGGAGGCCACCAACGCCAAGGCCATCGCCGCCCGCTACGGACTTCCCTCGGAACTGCTGGCCAAGACCATGCAGCAGCTTGCCAAGAGCGGAATCGTCGACTCCCGCAACGGCCCCAAGGGGGGGTACGTTCTTTCCCGGCGGCCCGAGTCCATCAGTGTCGTGGAAATCATCGAGGCCATCGAGGGCCCGGTTGCTCTGGCGAACTGCCAGGTGGGCGTTCCCGCCGACTGCGATCAGTTTGGGACCTGTCCCATCGTTCAGCCCATGGAGCGCATTCAGGGGAAAGTGATCGAGCTGCTCTCCCGCATGACGCTTCTGGATATGACCAATACACCCCTAGGAGTTTTTCAATGA
- the hscA gene encoding Fe-S protein assembly chaperone HscA, whose protein sequence is MSEVVGIDLGTTNSLVAIMKDGRPEVLVPEGERPLLPSVVSVRPDRTLVGDAAQADRLTNSRNVFFSIKRFMGRGYADLEKDLRHMPFQIDPTQPDVVHVLARGRAYSAPEVSALILRELKLRAEKTLKRPVLRAVVTVPAYFNDAQRQATKDAGRLAGLEVLRIINEPTAASLAYGLHKRDRGVVAVFDLGGGTFDISILRIKDGVFEVLATGGDTHLGGDDFDRAIADHLFAKVKAETGADLAADPGAVAALAVASEKAKRDFTESDRTEIALENPGDTDLSWKCTLTRQEMEEIVSPIARRTITPCRRALADAGIAPEEVDEVILVGGSTRMPLIRRMVEEFFGQTPHSELNPDEVVALGAAVQADILAGGRKDMLLLDVTPLSLGIETMGGAMGWIVPRNTTIPTSARETYTTFKDNQTGVDIHVLQGERELAKDNRSLARFKLGIDPGPAGLARIEVNFLVDANGILSVTARDMRTGKAASVDVQPSYGLTDEQVEHMLLDSFEYAEEDIRARQLLEACNEAETMLIATARALQSYSGAESDAKEAERVTAAVAALEGAVRGGSAPAIREKIDALNEVTMPLAERMMDNVLKAALQNKKVSEALSD, encoded by the coding sequence GTGAGTGAAGTCGTCGGCATCGATCTGGGAACGACCAACAGTCTTGTGGCGATCATGAAGGATGGCCGCCCCGAGGTGCTCGTTCCCGAGGGTGAGCGACCGCTCCTTCCTTCGGTCGTCAGCGTCCGGCCCGACCGGACTCTGGTGGGCGATGCCGCCCAGGCGGACCGCCTGACGAACAGCCGGAACGTCTTTTTCTCCATCAAGCGGTTCATGGGCCGGGGCTATGCCGATCTGGAAAAGGATCTGCGGCACATGCCCTTTCAGATCGATCCCACCCAGCCCGATGTGGTTCATGTCCTGGCGAGAGGGCGGGCCTACAGCGCTCCCGAGGTGAGCGCGCTGATCCTCCGCGAGCTGAAGTTGCGCGCGGAAAAGACGCTCAAGCGGCCTGTCCTCCGTGCCGTCGTTACGGTCCCGGCCTATTTCAATGACGCTCAACGCCAAGCCACGAAAGACGCGGGCCGGCTGGCCGGTCTCGAGGTGCTCCGCATCATCAATGAGCCGACGGCGGCTTCCCTGGCCTACGGGCTTCACAAGCGTGACCGGGGGGTCGTCGCCGTCTTCGATCTGGGCGGCGGCACGTTCGACATCTCCATTCTCCGGATCAAGGACGGGGTGTTCGAGGTGCTGGCGACCGGTGGCGACACCCATCTGGGCGGCGATGATTTTGATCGCGCCATCGCCGATCATCTTTTTGCGAAAGTGAAGGCGGAAACCGGGGCCGATCTTGCCGCAGATCCGGGAGCGGTGGCGGCGCTGGCGGTGGCGAGCGAGAAGGCAAAACGGGATTTCACCGAGTCCGATCGGACCGAGATTGCCCTGGAAAACCCAGGGGATACGGACCTTTCCTGGAAATGCACCCTGACCCGGCAAGAGATGGAGGAGATCGTCTCGCCCATCGCGCGCCGGACCATCACTCCCTGCCGGCGGGCGCTGGCGGATGCCGGAATCGCGCCGGAGGAGGTGGACGAGGTGATTCTCGTCGGCGGCTCGACCCGCATGCCGCTGATCCGGCGGATGGTGGAGGAGTTCTTCGGCCAAACGCCCCATTCCGAACTGAATCCGGATGAGGTGGTGGCGCTCGGCGCGGCCGTGCAAGCGGACATCCTGGCCGGCGGGCGCAAGGACATGCTCCTTCTCGATGTGACCCCGCTCTCGCTGGGCATTGAGACCATGGGCGGCGCGATGGGGTGGATCGTTCCGCGGAACACGACCATTCCGACGAGTGCGCGCGAGACTTATACGACGTTCAAGGACAACCAGACCGGCGTGGACATTCACGTGCTTCAGGGGGAGCGGGAACTGGCGAAGGACAACCGTTCGCTTGCCCGCTTCAAGCTCGGGATCGATCCGGGCCCGGCCGGTCTTGCGCGGATCGAGGTCAACTTTCTCGTGGACGCCAACGGGATTCTCAGCGTGACGGCCCGTGACATGCGGACGGGGAAGGCCGCCTCCGTGGACGTGCAGCCCTCCTACGGCCTGACTGACGAGCAGGTGGAGCATATGCTCCTCGATTCATTCGAATACGCCGAGGAGGACATTCGGGCCCGGCAGCTTCTCGAGGCCTGCAACGAGGCCGAAACCATGCTGATCGCCACGGCGCGGGCACTGCAGAGCTATTCCGGGGCGGAATCCGACGCGAAGGAAGCTGAGCGCGTTACCGCAGCCGTGGCCGCCCTGGAAGGGGCTGTTCGCGGCGGGAGCGCTCCTGCGATCCGGGAGAAGATCGACGCGCTGAATGAAGTGACGATGCCGCTCGCCGAGCGGATGATGGACAATGTTCTCAAGGCGGCCTTGCAGAACAAGAAGGTGAGCGAGGCGCTCTCGGACTAA
- a CDS encoding iron-sulfur cluster assembly accessory protein — protein sequence MDSVTDKEKKLTIEVTDKAVENIKRLQEKEGKADTVVRVGVRGGGCSGLSYVLQFESAEKAGLMDHVIEKDGARIVIDKKSLIFLAGTTLDFDDGLMGKGFTFKNPNAHQTCGCGESFSA from the coding sequence ATGGATTCTGTGACGGACAAAGAAAAAAAACTCACCATCGAGGTGACCGACAAGGCGGTGGAGAACATCAAGCGCCTTCAGGAGAAAGAGGGCAAGGCGGACACCGTCGTCCGCGTGGGCGTCCGCGGGGGCGGGTGCTCGGGGCTTTCCTACGTTCTTCAGTTCGAGAGCGCCGAGAAGGCCGGCCTCATGGATCATGTGATCGAAAAAGACGGCGCCCGCATCGTCATCGACAAGAAAAGCCTCATCTTTTTGGCGGGCACCACACTCGATTTCGATGACGGCTTGATGGGCAAGGGCTTTACGTTCAAGAATCCCAATGCCCACCAGACCTGTGGCTGCGGGGAAAGCTTCTCCGCCTAG
- the mutY gene encoding A/G-specific adenine glycosylase — translation MPNKTAESHRSENTRLPEARWRRAIRERLLRWYDREKRELPWRGEKDPYRIWVSESMLQQTRAETVRARYLPFLARFPTIAALADAPLESVLAEWQGMGYYARARNLHRAARRIADAMGGKLPEGREALRALPGVGPYMAGALASIAFGERTAAVDGNVLRVLSRLLDCALPVDAPKGRAFIEEEAEALVPSSRPGDFNQALMDLGARICTPRNPACGACPLRLLCAAREAGTVSRRPRKKKKTPPAKTTAVQLWGEQAGRLLLRKRPDEGLFGGMWELPGEMAEGHARSAKAPLLEKICAAHFGAGWRAGPEIARLERTLTHRKIRFIVHAALPASSRRDRRESEDRLWADVEEISALPLSSAQRAVLRAVHESRNGTP, via the coding sequence ATGCCAAACAAAACCGCCGAAAGCCACCGCAGCGAAAACACCCGGCTCCCGGAGGCGCGCTGGCGCCGGGCCATCAGAGAGCGGCTTCTCCGCTGGTACGACAGGGAAAAGCGCGAGCTGCCCTGGCGGGGAGAAAAAGACCCCTACCGCATCTGGGTCTCCGAATCCATGCTGCAGCAGACGCGGGCGGAGACCGTCCGCGCGCGCTACCTCCCCTTCCTCGCACGCTTTCCCACCATCGCCGCCCTGGCGGACGCCCCGCTCGAGAGCGTCCTCGCCGAATGGCAGGGGATGGGCTATTACGCCCGCGCCCGCAACCTCCATCGTGCCGCCCGTCGGATCGCGGACGCCATGGGCGGGAAGCTGCCTGAGGGCCGCGAGGCGCTCCGCGCTCTCCCCGGGGTGGGCCCCTACATGGCCGGCGCGCTGGCCAGCATCGCCTTCGGGGAGCGAACCGCCGCCGTGGACGGAAACGTCCTGCGCGTTCTCAGCCGGCTGCTCGATTGCGCTCTCCCCGTGGACGCCCCCAAGGGGCGCGCATTCATCGAGGAAGAGGCGGAAGCGCTCGTCCCTTCCTCCCGGCCCGGCGACTTCAACCAGGCCCTCATGGACCTGGGCGCGCGCATCTGCACCCCGCGCAATCCCGCCTGCGGGGCATGTCCGCTCCGCCTTCTTTGCGCGGCCCGCGAGGCGGGCACGGTCTCTCGCCGCCCCCGCAAGAAAAAGAAGACACCCCCCGCAAAAACGACGGCGGTTCAGCTGTGGGGGGAACAGGCCGGGCGCCTCTTGCTCAGAAAGCGGCCCGATGAGGGTCTTTTCGGGGGAATGTGGGAGCTTCCCGGCGAGATGGCGGAGGGTCACGCCCGGTCCGCGAAAGCCCCGCTGCTCGAAAAAATCTGCGCGGCGCACTTCGGCGCGGGCTGGCGGGCGGGTCCCGAGATCGCGCGCCTTGAGCGCACGCTCACCCACCGGAAGATCCGGTTCATCGTCCACGCCGCCCTGCCCGCATCAAGCCGCCGAGACCGCAGGGAGAGCGAAGATCGTTTGTGGGCGGACGTTGAGGAAATAAGCGCCCTTCCGCTTTCGAGCGCGCAGCGGGCCGTCCTTCGGGCGGTTCATGAATCGCGGAACGGAACGCCCTGA
- a CDS encoding ABC transporter substrate-binding protein, which translates to MAQGSAGIMRPDRLLHPARFFVFLWLFVSASAGAPFLTAEAAPVERYVLGAALELSGAGAAFGKEARDAILLEVDRINRLGAGQSPRREIWLIILDTAGLPAKAASAVRNLALDHNAVAIIGPTEPTSALWAAAEAERQRVPFISLSSAGDLFEEPKKWVFSSAQSFSMQAQRILQHMQGLGMRKAAVLAPEDEYGAHGRERLSALAPEAGISLVLNEAHSPQEHNFLPFIQQAMARSADVFLGWTRNESRLALLRARLALDADLPVYLSAPFLRPQNEKENSRVMAGVRFPAHRILATDLLPPEEPGLGEVQWFRAAFSYRFQRPPGGMAAYAADAVRIFAEATSSKKIDRSTVQRKIEEMRSFMGLTGRFRFSRRRHQGLSADSYLMIRVGEDGKWELDRSPKVPPPSP; encoded by the coding sequence ATGGCCCAGGGATCGGCAGGCATTATGCGCCCGGATCGTCTCCTTCATCCAGCCCGCTTTTTCGTTTTTCTCTGGCTTTTTGTCTCGGCTTCGGCGGGGGCTCCTTTCCTCACGGCGGAGGCCGCTCCCGTTGAGCGATATGTTCTGGGCGCCGCGCTCGAGCTCTCCGGCGCGGGTGCTGCTTTCGGGAAAGAGGCCCGGGACGCCATTCTGCTCGAAGTGGACCGCATCAACCGCCTGGGCGCCGGCCAGTCCCCCCGCCGGGAAATCTGGCTCATCATCCTCGACACGGCAGGGCTGCCCGCCAAGGCGGCGAGCGCGGTCCGCAATCTGGCGCTCGATCACAACGCCGTCGCGATCATTGGCCCCACGGAGCCGACCTCCGCGCTTTGGGCGGCGGCGGAGGCCGAGCGCCAGCGCGTTCCCTTTATTTCACTCTCCTCTGCCGGGGATCTGTTCGAGGAACCGAAGAAATGGGTGTTTTCCTCCGCCCAGTCATTTTCCATGCAGGCGCAACGGATTCTTCAGCACATGCAGGGGCTGGGGATGCGGAAAGCCGCCGTTCTGGCGCCAGAGGACGAGTATGGCGCGCACGGCCGGGAGCGGCTCAGCGCGCTGGCACCGGAGGCGGGCATCTCCCTCGTCCTGAACGAGGCGCATTCGCCGCAGGAGCACAATTTTCTCCCGTTCATTCAGCAGGCGATGGCGCGGAGCGCGGATGTCTTTCTGGGCTGGACCCGGAACGAATCCCGGCTGGCGCTTCTCCGGGCCCGCTTGGCGCTCGATGCGGATTTGCCCGTTTATCTTTCGGCACCTTTTTTGCGCCCGCAGAACGAAAAGGAGAACAGCCGCGTCATGGCGGGCGTCCGCTTCCCGGCGCACAGGATTCTGGCCACCGATCTCCTTCCCCCGGAAGAGCCGGGCCTGGGCGAGGTGCAATGGTTTCGGGCAGCCTTCAGCTACCGTTTTCAACGCCCGCCTGGCGGGATGGCGGCATATGCGGCGGATGCGGTGCGGATCTTCGCGGAAGCAACATCCTCCAAAAAAATCGACCGGAGCACAGTTCAGCGCAAAATCGAGGAAATGCGCAGCTTCATGGGGCTCACCGGGAGATTCCGTTTTTCGCGCCGCCGCCACCAGGGCCTCTCGGCGGACTCCTATCTCATGATCCGCGTGGGAGAGGACGGAAAATGGGAGCTGGACCGCTCCCCTAAGGTCCCTCCCCCTTCCCCCTGA
- a CDS encoding arsenate reductase ArsC — protein sequence MAKTRILFLCTGNSCRSQMAEGWARHLRGDRIAPFSAGIEAHGLNPRAVRAMEEAGVGISGQSSKTLAALSGTTFDYVVTICGHAHEACPAFPGGAKIIHRGFDDPPLLAKGAGTEEEAMLHYRRVRDEIRAFIETLPGALADRSEGG from the coding sequence ATGGCGAAAACGAGAATCCTGTTTCTTTGCACGGGCAACTCCTGCCGGAGCCAGATGGCGGAAGGGTGGGCGCGGCATCTTCGCGGCGATCGGATCGCGCCCTTCTCCGCCGGCATCGAGGCGCACGGCCTCAATCCCCGCGCGGTGCGGGCGATGGAGGAGGCGGGCGTTGGCATCTCCGGCCAGTCCTCGAAGACCCTCGCCGCCCTTTCGGGCACCACCTTCGATTATGTCGTGACGATCTGCGGCCATGCGCACGAAGCCTGTCCCGCCTTTCCGGGCGGCGCGAAGATCATCCACAGGGGATTCGACGATCCGCCCCTCCTTGCGAAAGGGGCCGGGACGGAAGAGGAAGCCATGCTTCACTACCGGCGGGTGCGCGATGAGATCCGCGCCTTCATCGAAACCCTCCCCGGTGCGCTGGCGGATCGATCGGAAGGGGGATGA
- a CDS encoding response regulator: MAAGGPGPKGRILVVDDDKVTTAMIEKVLSKEGFEVAVVNDPKEALNAELPFTPQVILMDVLMPGVSGIELTRLLKKGLESHPIRIIIFSALKGKADIEKALEAGADAYLTKPVERKQLIQQVFTQLRAVKAEETITEIRDLTSTREGAPTARLEAIARLLRENGFDS, from the coding sequence TTGGCAGCCGGAGGCCCGGGCCCGAAGGGCCGGATCCTGGTGGTGGATGACGACAAGGTCACCACGGCCATGATCGAAAAGGTGTTGTCCAAGGAAGGCTTCGAGGTGGCGGTGGTGAACGACCCCAAAGAAGCCCTGAACGCGGAGCTCCCCTTCACGCCCCAGGTCATTTTGATGGATGTGTTGATGCCCGGGGTGTCGGGCATCGAGCTCACCCGCCTCCTGAAGAAAGGGCTGGAGTCTCACCCCATCCGCATCATCATTTTCTCGGCCCTGAAAGGAAAAGCCGACATCGAAAAGGCCCTCGAGGCCGGCGCGGACGCCTACCTGACCAAGCCGGTGGAAAGAAAGCAACTAATCCAGCAAGTGTTTACTCAGCTTCGCGCCGTCAAGGCGGAGGAGACGATCACGGAGATTCGCGATCTTACCTCCACCCGCGAAGGAGCCCCAACGGCCCGCCTTGAGGCCATCGCCCGGCTTCTCCGGGAAAACGGTTTTGATTCCTAG
- the hscB gene encoding Fe-S protein assembly co-chaperone HscB, whose protein sequence is MKTKRQDKARESFQIFGESGEVQPIPAGLDHFAFLGLPRRMRLDEKELEKRYYALSKKLHPDYHQGETASVRIRILDASARLNEAYKILKDPLRRAVYLVELESGKMAENDTAPPLELMEEILEAQEAVAELKCCDGEEDAAQQLRNRLKAARECFEVLRAGQWATLEALSGKWDAAAAAEISPSDEIIDKMRSVLGQRNYINNVLRSIEDALLVAL, encoded by the coding sequence ATGAAAACAAAGCGGCAAGACAAAGCCAGGGAAAGTTTTCAGATTTTCGGGGAGAGCGGCGAGGTTCAGCCGATTCCCGCCGGCCTCGATCACTTCGCTTTCTTGGGTCTCCCGCGCCGGATGCGGCTCGACGAAAAGGAACTGGAGAAAAGATATTACGCGCTGAGCAAGAAGCTCCACCCCGACTACCATCAAGGCGAAACCGCATCGGTACGGATTCGCATCCTGGACGCCTCCGCCCGCCTCAACGAGGCGTACAAGATATTGAAGGATCCGCTTCGGCGGGCGGTGTACCTTGTCGAGCTCGAGAGCGGCAAGATGGCCGAGAACGACACCGCCCCTCCCTTGGAATTGATGGAGGAGATCCTCGAAGCCCAGGAGGCGGTTGCGGAACTCAAATGCTGTGACGGGGAAGAGGATGCGGCGCAGCAGCTTCGCAATCGGCTCAAGGCCGCCCGTGAGTGCTTCGAAGTTTTGCGCGCGGGGCAGTGGGCGACGCTCGAGGCTCTTTCCGGGAAATGGGATGCGGCGGCGGCGGCTGAAATCTCTCCCTCGGATGAAATCATCGACAAAATGCGGTCTGTGCTCGGGCAGAGAAACTATATCAACAACGTCCTCCGCAGCATCGAGGACGCACTTTTGGTGGCATTGTGA
- a CDS encoding IscS subfamily cysteine desulfurase: MSLKFPIYMDYQATTPLDERVLEEMRPYFTEKFGNAASRNHSYGWEAEKAVDQSREKLAAVIGADPREIIFTSGATESDNMALKGVAEMYKSKGKHIVTSGIEHKAIIDSAKRLETWGFDVTYIDPPEDAITTAKMVEDALREDTILVSIMAANNEVGVLNPIGEIGKLCRDRDIFFHTDATQGYGKIPIDVDEMCIDLLSASGHKIYGPKGVGLLYVRRRKPRVRLSPLIDGGGHERGMRSGTLPTHQIVGTLNVTGIVGFAKAAELCAEEMEEENIRLVNLRDRFKSILFESLEEVYINGHETKRLAGNLNVSFPYVEGESLIMGLSDVAVSSGSACTSASLEPSYVLKGMGRGDELAHSSIRFGLGRFTTEEEVEYVAEKAVEIVNRLREMSPLYEMVKEGVDLSKVEWQSH; the protein is encoded by the coding sequence ATGAGCCTGAAGTTTCCTATCTATATGGATTACCAGGCGACCACGCCGCTCGATGAGCGCGTGCTCGAGGAGATGCGCCCGTATTTCACCGAAAAGTTCGGGAACGCCGCCAGCCGCAATCACAGCTACGGATGGGAGGCGGAAAAGGCCGTCGATCAGTCCCGAGAGAAGCTGGCGGCCGTGATCGGCGCCGACCCCCGCGAGATCATTTTCACGAGCGGCGCCACCGAGTCGGACAACATGGCCCTGAAGGGCGTTGCCGAGATGTACAAGAGCAAAGGGAAGCACATCGTCACCTCGGGCATCGAGCACAAGGCCATCATTGACTCGGCGAAGCGCCTCGAAACCTGGGGCTTCGATGTCACCTACATCGATCCGCCCGAGGACGCCATCACCACGGCAAAGATGGTGGAAGATGCGCTTCGCGAGGACACCATCCTGGTTTCCATTATGGCGGCGAACAACGAGGTGGGCGTCCTGAATCCCATCGGCGAGATCGGAAAGCTCTGCCGGGATCGCGACATCTTTTTCCACACGGACGCCACCCAGGGCTACGGAAAAATTCCGATCGACGTGGACGAGATGTGCATTGATCTGCTCTCCGCTTCCGGCCACAAGATTTACGGGCCCAAGGGCGTGGGGCTGCTCTACGTGCGGCGCAGAAAGCCGCGCGTGCGCCTCTCGCCGCTCATTGACGGTGGCGGCCATGAGCGCGGCATGCGCTCGGGCACCCTGCCAACCCACCAGATTGTGGGCACCCTGAACGTGACGGGCATCGTCGGCTTCGCGAAGGCAGCGGAGCTCTGCGCGGAAGAGATGGAAGAGGAAAACATCCGCCTCGTGAATCTCCGCGACAGGTTCAAGTCCATCCTCTTCGAGAGCCTCGAGGAGGTTTACATCAACGGGCACGAGACGAAGCGCCTGGCTGGGAACCTGAACGTCAGCTTCCCCTATGTCGAGGGCGAATCCCTCATCATGGGCCTGAGCGATGTGGCGGTCTCCTCCGGCTCGGCGTGCACCTCGGCGAGCCTCGAGCCGAGCTACGTTCTCAAGGGAATGGGCCGCGGCGACGAGCTGGCCCACTCCTCGATCCGGTTCGGTCTCGGCCGCTTCACCACCGAGGAAGAGGTGGAATACGTCGCGGAAAAAGCCGTGGAGATCGTGAACCGGCTTCGCGAGATGAGCCCACTCTACGAGATGGTGAAAGAGGGTGTCGATCTCTCGAAAGTGGAATGGCAGTCGCATTAA
- a CDS encoding 2Fe-2S iron-sulfur cluster-binding protein: protein MAKLFFRDEDKEIEIRAGENILEVALENGIHLDHACGGVCACSTCHVKILEGGDFFPEAEEEEEDQLDNARDVDLNSRLACQSVLVRDTNEAIVVEIPFWNVNLVKEGPDAAREAH, encoded by the coding sequence ATGGCCAAACTTTTCTTTCGGGACGAAGACAAGGAAATAGAGATTCGGGCGGGCGAAAATATTCTAGAAGTCGCCCTTGAAAACGGTATTCATTTGGATCATGCTTGCGGCGGTGTGTGCGCCTGCTCGACTTGCCATGTGAAAATTCTCGAGGGAGGGGATTTTTTCCCCGAGGCGGAGGAAGAGGAAGAAGATCAGCTCGACAACGCGCGCGATGTGGATCTGAACAGCCGGCTCGCATGCCAGTCGGTTCTGGTGCGGGACACGAATGAGGCCATCGTTGTCGAGATTCCCTTCTGGAACGTGAATCTGGTGAAAGAAGGCCCTGACGCGGCCCGCGAGGCCCACTAG
- the iscU gene encoding Fe-S cluster assembly scaffold IscU, with protein sequence MAYSDKVVDHYNNPRNVGSLDKNDQSVGTGVVGAPECGDVMKLQIKVNPEGVIEDAKFKTFGCGSAIASSSLATEWLKGKTIDEAEEIKNTQIVEELSLPPVKIHCSVLAEDAIKTALNDFREKNSLPVAEKKGHH encoded by the coding sequence ATGGCCTACAGTGACAAAGTGGTCGATCACTACAACAATCCACGGAACGTCGGCTCTCTCGACAAGAACGATCAATCTGTCGGAACAGGGGTTGTCGGCGCCCCCGAATGCGGTGATGTAATGAAGCTGCAGATCAAGGTCAACCCCGAGGGCGTGATCGAGGACGCCAAGTTCAAGACCTTTGGCTGCGGAAGCGCCATCGCGTCGAGTTCCCTGGCCACGGAGTGGCTCAAGGGCAAGACGATCGACGAGGCGGAGGAGATCAAGAACACCCAGATCGTAGAGGAGTTGAGCCTTCCGCCGGTCAAAATTCACTGTTCGGTGCTGGCCGAGGATGCCATTAAAACGGCACTGAACGATTTCCGCGAGAAAAACAGCCTGCCGGTTGCCGAGAAAAAAGGCCACCATTAG